Proteins encoded within one genomic window of Corynebacterium aurimucosum:
- a CDS encoding glucose PTS transporter subunit IIA: protein MSYLERFFRKHLPEVITQLFTPLFCLIIAVPLTVLIIGPLSNQGAILIADGFNWLVDVAPPVAAAMVGGFWQVIVIFGVHWGVTPMVLANFEQYGSDPFQAFQTAAVIAQVGAAFGVFLKSRSPEMKKVAASASLTGVFGITEPAIYGVTLRLKKPFIVGCVAGAAGAIVVSLFGSLQYVYAGLPGVLTIMNAYEPGTNSLMGEIIGCAVAFFGAVIGVYFVGFTDVLAEAPAEATDSSPDSDAASAEYHNQLSQKETVFHISSPVTGTVLALNEVDDPVFAQGTMGEGVAVEPTDNKVYAPFDGTVATVLPSKHAVGIISDDGVEVLVHIGLDTVALKGKPFTSHVTKGQRVEEGDLLVEFDAQLITQAGYSLTTPVIITNTKKFADVIIHPSTRTTHGNELMAVEAKSSNQTHAEGAK, encoded by the coding sequence TTGTCTTACCTCGAAAGGTTTTTCCGGAAGCACCTACCTGAGGTCATCACGCAGCTGTTTACCCCGCTGTTCTGCCTCATCATCGCCGTGCCACTCACTGTTCTGATTATTGGCCCTCTATCCAACCAGGGCGCAATTCTCATTGCAGACGGTTTCAACTGGTTGGTCGATGTTGCTCCCCCTGTCGCCGCAGCCATGGTAGGTGGTTTCTGGCAGGTAATCGTCATTTTTGGTGTGCACTGGGGCGTTACCCCAATGGTCCTCGCAAACTTTGAACAGTATGGCTCAGACCCCTTCCAGGCCTTCCAGACCGCTGCGGTGATTGCTCAGGTTGGAGCGGCCTTCGGAGTCTTCCTCAAGTCTCGCAGCCCCGAAATGAAGAAGGTCGCCGCATCCGCTTCCCTGACCGGCGTCTTCGGCATCACTGAACCCGCTATTTATGGCGTTACACTCCGCCTAAAGAAGCCATTCATTGTGGGCTGTGTCGCGGGTGCGGCAGGCGCCATTGTGGTGTCCCTCTTCGGTTCCCTGCAATACGTCTATGCAGGACTACCTGGCGTGCTCACCATCATGAATGCCTACGAACCTGGAACGAACTCGCTCATGGGAGAGATTATTGGCTGCGCTGTAGCATTCTTCGGAGCCGTCATCGGCGTCTACTTTGTTGGTTTCACGGATGTGCTCGCCGAGGCCCCTGCCGAAGCAACCGACAGCTCCCCCGACTCCGATGCCGCATCCGCTGAATACCACAACCAGCTCTCCCAAAAAGAGACCGTCTTCCACATCTCAAGCCCTGTGACTGGCACAGTTCTCGCTCTTAACGAGGTGGACGATCCGGTCTTTGCACAGGGCACCATGGGCGAGGGCGTGGCCGTAGAACCGACCGACAACAAGGTTTACGCGCCCTTCGATGGCACTGTTGCGACAGTCCTTCCATCCAAACACGCTGTAGGGATCATTTCAGATGACGGCGTTGAAGTTCTGGTCCACATCGGCCTAGACACGGTCGCGCTCAAGGGAAAGCCATTCACCAGTCACGTTACAAAGGGACAGCGCGTCGAAGAAGGAGACTTATTGGTTGAATTTGATGCTCAATTGATTACCCAAGCGGGCTATTCCCTCACTACGCCAGTGATCATCACGAATACGAAAAAGTTCGCTGATGTCATCATCCATCCATCAACCCGTACCACTCATGGAAACGAGCTCATGGCCGTTGAAGCCAAGTCCTCGAACCAGACTCACGCAGAAGGAGCCAAGTAA
- a CDS encoding PTS transporter subunit EIIB has product MTASVRDYPKLAHDIITLVGGPSNITGIARCATRLRLVLKSTPEDAHTKIENLPGVITTVEKGGQFQIVIGNRVGEVYEAAIDQLGIDPNEQQIDDEDNKPTLMNRIIAMMSAVFAPFIYVLAAAGLIQGALILITAAWPEFGETGTYEIFSLMSWAPFTFLPILIAITASQFFKTNTFISVAAVGALVAPEMADIASRVAEGEHISLFGFGLSETTYTSTVLPPLFVV; this is encoded by the coding sequence ATGACCGCCTCGGTGCGTGATTATCCAAAGCTTGCCCACGACATCATCACTTTGGTCGGCGGGCCATCTAACATCACAGGAATTGCTCGGTGCGCCACTCGCCTGCGCCTTGTCCTGAAGAGCACTCCCGAAGACGCCCACACCAAGATTGAGAATCTGCCCGGCGTCATCACAACCGTCGAGAAGGGAGGGCAGTTCCAAATCGTCATCGGCAACCGCGTGGGAGAGGTCTACGAAGCTGCCATTGATCAGCTAGGAATCGATCCTAATGAACAGCAGATTGATGACGAGGACAATAAACCCACCCTCATGAACCGCATCATCGCTATGATGTCGGCGGTCTTTGCCCCCTTCATTTACGTACTCGCCGCAGCGGGCCTTATCCAAGGTGCGCTCATCCTCATCACTGCCGCCTGGCCGGAGTTTGGTGAGACAGGTACATACGAGATTTTCTCGCTCATGAGCTGGGCGCCTTTTACTTTCCTCCCCATCCTCATCGCGATCACCGCCTCGCAATTCTTCAAGACCAACACATTCATCTCTGTCGCCGCCGTTGGCGCTCTCGTCGCCCCAGAAATGGCCGACATTGCCTCACGTGTGGCCGAGGGCGAACACATTTCGCTTTTCGGTTTTGGATTGAGCGAGACCACATACACCTCAACTGTGCTTCCACCCCTTTTCGTCGTGTAG
- the treS gene encoding maltose alpha-D-glucosyltransferase has translation MTWHDNAIFYQALVGSYKDTHGEGVGTLRGVIEKLDYLKWLGVDCLWLSPFYPSPLRDDGYDIADYYSIHPDYGTMEDFDELVTELHARGMRLMTDLAFNHTSTVHPWFQASRTDPEGPYGDYYVWGDDPLRYPEIRIIFTDTETSNWAWDPERKQYYFHRFYSHQPDLNYDNPKVHEEVFKILSFWLDKGVDGFRLDAIAYLYERDGVGGESLPETVEFVEKVRAFIDENYPEAIMIAEANQPPEETMEFYGTGNRFHMVFNFPVMPRLYQALALGDATPVYDIMAELPELPQGCQWGTFLRNHDELTLEMVDEDQRAIMYEHYLPDEQMRAHVGIARRLAPLLGNDYRKIELFYSLLMTLPGAPFLYYGDEIGMNDAPELPDRDAVRTPMQWEPGEGAGFTTSAHPRRPIVGGVGVSVKEQLADDSSLLHSLRGLIQQRKAHPELGTAPFEAVETGQTGVLGFQRGELLCLHNFTDQTVDLGPVELGPYGYAWLPIEA, from the coding sequence ATGACCTGGCACGATAACGCCATTTTCTACCAGGCCCTCGTGGGCTCGTACAAGGACACCCACGGCGAAGGCGTTGGCACGCTACGTGGAGTTATTGAGAAGCTGGATTACCTCAAGTGGCTCGGAGTGGACTGCCTGTGGCTCTCCCCCTTCTATCCCTCCCCGCTGCGCGATGACGGCTATGACATCGCCGACTACTACTCCATTCACCCTGACTACGGCACGATGGAAGACTTTGACGAGCTCGTCACCGAACTTCACGCTCGTGGCATGCGCCTCATGACGGATTTGGCTTTCAACCACACCTCTACCGTTCATCCGTGGTTCCAGGCCTCCCGCACCGATCCGGAAGGCCCTTACGGCGACTATTACGTGTGGGGCGATGATCCCCTGCGCTACCCCGAGATCCGCATTATCTTCACCGATACGGAAACCTCGAATTGGGCATGGGACCCGGAGCGCAAGCAGTACTACTTCCACCGCTTCTACTCACACCAGCCGGACCTAAACTACGACAACCCGAAGGTCCACGAGGAAGTATTCAAGATTCTTTCCTTCTGGCTAGATAAGGGCGTGGACGGCTTCCGCCTCGATGCCATCGCCTACCTGTACGAGCGTGATGGGGTGGGCGGCGAGTCTCTGCCGGAGACGGTCGAGTTTGTGGAGAAGGTCCGCGCCTTCATCGACGAGAATTACCCCGAGGCCATCATGATCGCGGAGGCTAACCAGCCGCCCGAAGAAACCATGGAGTTTTATGGCACGGGCAATCGCTTCCACATGGTGTTCAACTTCCCAGTGATGCCGCGGCTTTACCAAGCCCTCGCGCTGGGGGACGCCACACCGGTCTACGACATCATGGCGGAGCTTCCGGAGCTTCCCCAGGGTTGTCAGTGGGGCACCTTCCTGCGCAACCACGACGAGCTGACCCTAGAAATGGTCGACGAGGACCAGCGCGCCATCATGTACGAGCACTACCTGCCGGATGAGCAGATGCGCGCCCACGTGGGCATCGCGCGGCGCCTCGCGCCGCTGTTGGGCAATGATTACCGCAAGATTGAGCTTTTTTATTCACTTCTCATGACTCTGCCGGGTGCGCCCTTCCTGTATTACGGCGATGAGATTGGTATGAACGATGCCCCCGAATTGCCCGACCGCGATGCCGTGCGCACGCCCATGCAATGGGAGCCCGGTGAGGGCGCAGGTTTCACTACATCCGCTCACCCGCGCCGTCCCATCGTCGGCGGCGTAGGGGTCTCAGTGAAAGAGCAGCTTGCCGACGACTCCTCGCTCCTCCACAGCCTCCGCGGTCTAATCCAGCAGCGTAAGGCACATCCGGAACTCGGCACCGCACCTTTCGAAGCCGTGGAAACCGGTCAGACGGGCGTTCTGGGATTCCAGCGCGGTGAGTTGTTGTGCCTGCACAACTTCACGGATCAGACCGTCGACCTAGGCCCTGTGGAGCTCGGGCCCTATGGCTACGCCTGGCTGCCCATTGAGGCTTAA